TGACCAGCGTTTCGGTGTGGGTGACCCCACAGTGTTTAGGGCTCCTAGCAGATGCTGTCAGAGTGGCAggccctgtctctctgcctccctaagcAGCCCACGTTTACCAACAGGTAAAATCTGTAAGCCATGACCTGGAGCAGCTGCACCGACTCCTGCAGGTGGCCCGGAGCTTGATGCGGAACCCACACCTCTGCTTGGGGCCCTATGTCCGATCCCTGGTGGGCAGTGTGCTCTACTGTGTCTTGGAGCCGCTGGCCGCCTCCATCAACCCTTTGAATGACCACTGGACTCTTCGGGATGGGGCTGCTCTTCTCCTCAGCCACATCTTCTGGTACCCCCTGGGCTGGAGCTGCACAGGGGCTGGGATAGCTCACACAGTCACCGCCGGGTTGTGGTAGGGAGCTGTCTGAAGCCTCTGGCTCTGAGATCGAATGTTGAGTGTGGAACCTTAGCGCTCCCTAGCTGGCATGTCGTGGTACAATTACAAATATACCAAGATACTGGTCTTCTTGTCCATGGATTCTGGGCCAGTCAAAACTAGCAGCCTGTCCCAGAGTGCCTTACAAATGCTCGACTCTGTGTGCAGTACCTTATTCCTGCCTGTTGCTTCCACAGGACTCATGGGGATCTTGTAAGTGGCCTCTATCAACAGATTCTGCTCTCCCTGCAGAAGGTCCTGACAGACCCTGTTCGGCCTCTCTGTTCTCACTATGGGGCTGTGGTAGGGCTGCATGCTGTAGGCTGGAAGGTGAGGACCCTGGCTTTTCTCACAGATCTTTTCAGAGTTGCCATGTGTGTTGGAAAAATAGcattcatgtatattttattataaaagtgGTGTGTGTTTGATGCGGCCATATGTTGAGACCTTGCCTTAGGCCAGGTTTATTGTATACCGTGACGGTCTATATGTAAATGTGTCATCCCTTTAGAATTCCTGCTTGGAGATCTTTATAGTATGAATTCTTGCCCATTCCATAACACCATGTTAGGAAATACCctcaatttctttgtttctctccttttctctttgggttttttgtttgacACAGTGCTTGTTTTGTAGTCCATACTGGCCTtcaatttgtgatcctcctgtctcaggtaccatgttttttgttttttgttttttaagatttatttatcatgtatacagtatatatgactgcaggccagaagagggcaccagatctcataacagatggttgtgagccaccatgtggttgctgggaattgaactcaggacctctggaagagcagccagtgctcttaacctctgagccatctctccagccctaattgcATGTTTTATAGTGAGCAGAAGTTTAGCATCCATAGAAATCACCAGACGATTATGTGCCTAAATTCTGTTATATGACTGTTCACTGGGCCACTCTTTGACACTTGGAATAATTCTCGTtcattttgaatttgtatttttaagttcTAGAGAAATATCAAGCAATGTCTCCTTTTTTCAATGTCCTCACAATCTTTTAGGGTGCTTCCACAACTGCCCTAAGGAACCAACACACTTGAACCTGCAGTGCCGGCTGTCAGACCCTGGGCCTTGCTCAGACTTGGCCAGTGCtgctccacctcccaccccaccccttttgtTACATTTCTTCCCGGATTCGTGCTGTGATGCTGCTGTAGTGTCTTCCGGGGCGTTGTTCCTtgttgatatgtgtgtgttttaagctcaaggacaatttattagattttaaaaggaaaatatcccAGGGTAGGCAGGCTGTAAGTGTCAGAAGCTGCCCAGTCCTCTCTTTTAACTCTACCTGGGTTCCAGGTCActaggcttgtacagcaagtgcccttacacAATGAACCATCCTGCTGGGCCCTCATTgctcttttgtttattattattattattattattattattattattattggctgtgaacccaggtcctctgaaagagcaaccagttctCTTAATCGTTGAactatctctctggccccttcttACTGGTTTTTCTaaacagggtttccctggctgccctggaacttgctctgtggaccaggctagtctccaactgCTTTTTCTGCCCTCTCCCCCCTCCAACCGCCTAGGCATGAGCTGTTTTTGTTTAAAACTGGGACTTAaagtgaagcccaggctggcctcaaacttggaattAGACTTGtgaatgctagggttacagacttGCACCTCAAAATCTTGCTGATTTCTATGTTTGAGATCACTTTTCTGAGTGTATATTGATGTCTGTAAATTTTAGGAGGATGTTTCAGTGTCTTTTGTAATTAcagttatttaaaatgtaatcccTGTTTCTTTTTGTCAGTAACATTTTCCCTAGGAATTTGAGAGGTGGTCAGCATTTTCAAATGTTCATGCTCTGTGGAGGTGTGATCCAAGTCTACCTTACATGTCAGAGCCCACTGAAATATCATAGTTTTTGTTTAGTCTTAATTGCTTCCCCCCAGATAACTACTCAATTTAAAACTGCACAATCAGGTCAGGTGGTggcggcgctcgcctttaatcctagcactccggaggcagagccaggtggatctctgagtttgaggccagccagcctggtctacagagcaagatccaggacaggcaccaaaactatacagagaaaccctgtctcgaaaaaccaaaaaacaaaacaaaacaagaaaaaacccaaaactgcacaattaaagccatgtgtggtagtacactgcctataatcccagaacttgggaagctaaAGAAAGGGAATTCAAGACCCGGTCTGGGCTTCCAGCAAAGTCATTTCAACAAGGTTTCttgattgtttttatgtgtgtggtctGAACTCACCTCCTATTTCTCATTAAGAACAATACTTTCCTGCTGATTGTATTCACAAACAGTCTACAAGCAGTTTTTATGTCGTAATGATTTAATTATGTCTTATTAGCCTACTGTTTAAGTGCCAGAAATGGGTCTTTTTATAttgccttgtttgtttttatgcctcATGCCTACCAAAAGCTTGTACATAATAGTAGATCCCAGAGAAACGTTGGATACCTCAATGAGGAAATGTTGAGGACTGGGCCCCGACAACAATCCGAGTGGGTCTTTTGTGGGAAAGGGTACTCAAGAGGGCATATGAACCGAGGTTGCTTACTGcattccttttttcccttctagGCAGTAGAACGAGTGCTGTACCCACATCTGCCCACTTACTGGACAAATTTGCAGGCGGTGCTGGATGACTATTCGGTATCTAATGCCCAGGTCAAAGCGGATGGGCACAAAGTCTATGGAGCAATTCTGGTGAGTGGACAGTCTCAGCTTCCCCTTATTACAGGAGCTCAGCAGCTTTACTTTGAGGAGCCTGTTGGCCCAGGTTCCTTCTAGCTCTTTGTGTACAGGTGGCCGTAGAGCGACTACTGAAGATGAAAGCCCAGGCAGCAGAGCCCAACCGCTGTGGTCTTGGCGGGAGAGGGTGCCATCGTGCCGAGGACCTGCCTTGGGACAGCCTTCTCCTGCAAGAGTCGCCTCCGGGGGGCGGCGCCGAAGCAGGCTTTGGTCTCTCCCTGCCGCCAGGAGGCGCCAGGCCAGAGGACCCTTCTTCCTTGACCCTGGCAGACATCTACCGAGAGTTGTACGCCTTCTTCGGTGACAGCCTGGCCACTCGCTTCGGCACTGGCCAGCCCGCGCCCACGACCCCGCGACCACCCGGAGACAAGAAGGAGCCAGTGGCCGCCCCGGACTCGGTGCGGAAGATGCCGCAGCTGACTGCTAGCGCCGTGGTGAGCCCGCAGGGGGACGAGAGCCCTCTCGGCGGGGgccccgcggccgccgccgccgcctcggaGAGCAGGCCGCTGCCGCGCGTGCACCGGGCGCGGGGCGCTCCTCGTCAGCAGGGTCCCGGCGCGGGAATGCGGGACGTCTTCCAGAAGAGCCGCTTTGCGCCCCGCGGCGCCCCTCACTTCCGTTTTATCATCGCTGGGCGTCAGGCCGGGCGGCGCTGCCGCGGGCGCCTCTTCCAGACTGCTTTTCCCGCGCCCTATGGACCCAGCCCAGCGTCCCGCTACGTGCAGAAGCTGCCCATGATCGGCCGCACCGGCCGCCCGGCTCGCCGCTGGGCGCTCTCGGACTATTCCCTGTACTTGCCACTGTGAGGCCGCCGGCCCTCCAAGAATAAACCCGCACCAGGAAGTGACGTGTCTGTGCTCGTGGGCGGGGCTTGGGCGgttggcttcctggtagcctggGCGCCATGGCGCTGCGCTGGTTGCAGCGAGTTGAGCTCGCGCTGTTTGCTGCCGCCTTCCTGTGCGGGGCCGTGGCTGCCGCGGCACTGACTAGGACCCAGGTGCGGCTGCGGGGCGGGCTAGTCCTGGGGTCGAGCGTCGGGGACTGGCCGCGGTAGCTCCACCGGGCCTAGGGGCTGAGAAATCAGTCCCAAAGTTGTTTCCTTGCTAAAGGAACTAGACACGCTGAGGGTCGTCCAGCCGGTTGTTAACTGCTGCATAAGTTTACTTGGGTGCTGAGGCATAGAGGCCCAGTCTTTGCATCCATCTAATAGAAACATTTGTGCCTCCAAAACCCCCAAAACGTAGTGCGGTGGAGGTGATCAAGGTCCCGCATGATTGTAATGCGGTGTGTGTGAAATAAGGAAACGCATACACCTACGTACATTTAAGGTTTACTACTGCTGGGCAGTCTTGGGAAGAGTACTTTGAGTCACTATAGGAGTGTACGACGCTCTTTTACCGACTAGGAGAGCTGCTTGTTAAAGGGCACACAATGTCAGGGTTTACTCTGCTCACAGGGAAGTGTGAAGCTTGTGACTTCTCTTGGGGTTCagttccccccccccagggtttctgtgtagtcttggcactccctctgtaggccaggctacaGGACTaacaggtccacctgcctctttgctgagatcaaaggcgtgcaccaccactgccgtgcttctcttcagttctttattataACCCACTGAATTTTCTGACCCCTCTGGGCCCTGCAGACTTGGCTCCCAGCAAATCCACATCAGTCTCTTCTAATTTGGGAACTAGCCCTAACATTTGGCAGTAACCTGCATCTCAGGGCACTGAACCACCAAGGACTCAACAGCTTCTCTCCACAGGGCTCCTTCGGTGGTAGCTGTCCCTTGTATGGTGTGGCTGTCCTCAATGGCTCCTCTCTGGTCTTGTCAAGTCCCTCAGCCTCTTCCCTCTGCTACTTTGTAGCTGGGGCTTCAGGCCTCTTGGCCCTCTActgccttctgcttctcctcttctGGGTCTACAGCAGCTGCATCGAGGACTCTCACAGGTGACTGATTGCCCTACTGAGGACAAGGGACCAAGGTGAGATGAGTCCCGACTGAGCCACAAGGCTTGTTTTCTCTCCTTCAGAGGCTCTATAGGGCTCCGAATTGCGTTGGCCATCTCAGCTACAGCCGTCTTCCTGGTCTTAGTGTCTGCCTGTATACTTCGATTTGGCACCAATTCTCTCTGCAATTCCATCATCTCCTTAAACCATACAATTAGGtaatgggagagggagggagcctgGCAGGGATAATCTCCCTCTGTGGGGGACAAGTCATAAGTCCCCATTTTTATCCCCATAAATGTGCTTAGAGCCTGTCCCCGTTCTCACAACTCTCTTTAATCTCACAGCTGCTCTGAAGCCCAGAAAATCTCATGGACACCCCCCGGAACTGCTGTGCAGTTTTACTCCAATCTACAAAACGCTGAAGTGAGACAAAGGGATATACTAAGATTAAATATCTGTAGCTTACGAGTGTTCACCATGTAATATATGCTTGCCTGTAATTCAGTCAAAAGCTCAAGTAGCCTTGGGCTTGTCACCTGATTCTGAACAGAGGATATTGTGTGGGTAGGATTGGATTGGAGATGGCTTCCTTCCTCACACTCCTATTTTCTCTCACAGACCTCTTCTTGGGTGAATCTGGTATTGTGGTGTCTGGTCTTGATGCTCCAGGTCATGCAGTGCAAGTCTGAAGCCGCCCCATACCGGCCTCAGGAGAGGGGTGACCCAGAGTGGAGCTCTGAGACTGATGCTCTTGTTGGGCAACGCCTGTCTCACACCTGAAGAATACTTGAGTGCTTTCTGAAGCCAGAACCTCCAAGCCCAAGTGCTTTTAATCTTGCCTCACTCAATGCAGCCCTGTTGATACTGAGAATCGGGTTTCCCTCCAGGAGGGAAACATTAGAATAGGCCCCTCTGCCTTTTCACCTAACATTTTTTTGTACCAAAATAATATATTACTTTTCTTCATCGTGGTATAGAGTTCTTGATGTTAAAGCAAATAGAtgggagagaagacagaatgaTGGCTGAAGTGCATCCGGCCCTTTAGAACACAGATTTATTGGCTATTAGTGAATCCTGGGGGCCTGTTCATTGCTCTAGGTTGTCTCTTCATGCCTGGGTTTGCATCCTCATCTGAGAGGGCAGGTCACATTTCACAGGCTCCGATAGGCACCCACAGTGTTATCGAAGAGGTGAGTGTTGGGGAAGTGTCCAGCTTTGTCCAAAAGGAAGTAAAAGCGTCGGCCTTTGACCTTCAGAGGCAACATAGCAGGAGCTTCAGCTCTGTGGGCCATGCAGGAAACCTGGTTCAACGGAACTGTGAAGCGGGTTCCCAGGCCAAAGGGGGCATAAGTGGTAAGCGTCACCTGCTGCCCTCCTGCAAGGAGCATGACTGACCGCACAGATCGGAGAGAGTAGAGAAGACCAGCACCAAGGACCAAGGCTCCTGCAGAAGCACAGTGGGGTAAAGGGTTATGCAGACAGCCCTCTGTAATGGCAGTAACAGTTTTGAGCACTTACAGAATTTTGTGTTCCTAACTCCAAACCCATcacttaaaaaaaaggggggggggaattggtggtggtgcacaccttaaatctgagcactccgaaggcagagttccaaggcagccggagctacacagagaaaccctgtcttgaaaaaagaaaaacaacaagaaaaaaaaaaagacagggtcttttaATCCATGCTGGCCACAAGCTTGCTATAGGTTCAATAATCTTGAACTTgtgaatttgtgatcttcctgcctccactgtaTAAATGCTAATATGACATCTGGGTGCCACCATGTGCCGTTTATGCAGCGTTAGGGGCTGCACCCAACGCTGCACGCTACTGAGGCAAGTACTCTACAAACTGAGCCATACCGACATTTTTCTAGATGGCCAGCTCCGTTGTTAAAGGGAGAAAGTGGGCCCGTGGCTTCAGTAGCCTGCTCATGGCCAGAGTGAGGGGCCGATCTTGGCCTATGGTGTGcgaggtgggggtagggagttGGGGAGCAAGGCATTCGGTGACTTAGCTGCCATCACACCTATACCGGGTATCCCACTTACATTTCTGCTCATCCCAGAGGACTGGGAACCCTTCTTCACTGAGTTTTGTGCTCACAGCCCCACGGCAACCTGGAACCCATGCCCTTACCCATCGTGCCGCAACCAACAGCTAGTCCGTAGCGCCAGAGTGCCGAGCGCAGGTCCGTGTAGCCCCGGTTTGGAGCCTCCGCAGGAACCCGGATCAGAGGTCGGGACAAGGCTGCAACAGCCAGGGAGGTCCAGAAGATGCCCTGGCCGGCGCAAAACAGTCCAAGGATGGCAAAGAAGCGGCCCCGATCGTGCTGGAAAAGCAGCACATCCCGTGGGACCCCATTTTGCAAAGGCCGGTGCAAAGGGTGGGACCGCAGCACAGACAACAGCCCGCTGACCCACCGCCGCCAGGGAGCCGCCATGGCGGAACACTTCCGTCTGCGGGGCGGGACTTCCTGTCATGACGCACTCTCCCACCCCTCCTGCATTGAGGAAACCAGCCAGCAATGGGACACCAACTACAATATCACTCTTTATCTTAAAAAGTAAAGGGAACCAGGGGTTAAGTACACAGAGCACCTAAGTCCTTCGGGTAGTTTAGTGTCAGCTCTACAAAGTAAGCTTTGGCTTCCTGGCACCATGAGGCTCAATCTTCCGGAAGTCTTCCAGAAGGCAGGTGAGGAGGATGAGGCAGCCCTCCCTCCTCAGTCACAGTCACAGGCTGGCCTCGGGCTGGACAGGAGATGGCAGATGACAGCCAGACAATATTATCCAAGGGCTATTTACAGGGGGCTGTTCCTGTGATCATTTCATAAACGCTACTTCTGGAATCTCTCCCTTGGCctgcagaaagagaaaaggtgagTCAAACGACCGCTTTCCACCTGCCTTCCCAGCTCTTGGGACCcccctcctggctgtcctggaactttatatagaccaggctggcatcaaactcaatcgggctgcctctgcctcccaagtgctgggatggaaggtgcacaccaccacacccagccttattTGACCCTTTGAAAAGCTCAGATCCTGTTTTTCAGCCACAAAATTCCCATTCCCTACCTTGAGATGAGTGAAGGCCTGAGCAGATCTGGTGTAGTCCCAGTTATTGTCTTGAAGGCACCTGGAGTGGGATTGACACAGGAAGCCATATGAAAACCAACTTCAGTccttctgaccacacacacacacacacaaagggcacTCTAGAGTCCATCCCATGGAGAAAGTCACCAAAGTTTTCCAAAAAGCTTATACATTGTTACACCACTTAcacaaattaaacattaaaatgtcaaaatgtaCTTTTACACTGGAAGGGAAGGACTTACATAGTTTAAAaactaatttgtgtgtgtggggggctggagagatggctcagagattaagagcactgactgctcttccagaggtcctgagttcaattcccaacaaccacatggtggctcacaaccacctgtaatagacctggcaccctcttctggggtgtaggaatatgtgcagacagaatattgtatacatgataaataaataaatctttaaaaaaaaaaacctaagttgCAAGCGGGTAAAATGGCGCAGGcttttaatccccagcactcaggaggctgaatcaGGTGGGAATTGCCAAGTCTGAGGcaaacctgagctacagaatgactTCTAAGCAGCCAAGGTACACacggagaccctgtctcaaaacaaaactatgcTGCAGAGCC
The sequence above is drawn from the Peromyscus leucopus breed LL Stock chromosome 1, UCI_PerLeu_2.1, whole genome shotgun sequence genome and encodes:
- the Taf6l gene encoding TAF6-like RNA polymerase II p300/CBP-associated factor-associated factor 65 kDa subunit 6L; this encodes MLGMQSSTGAMSEREERRFVEIPRESVRLMAESTGLELSDEVAALLAEDVCYRLREATQNSSQFMKHTKRRKLTVEDFNRALRWSSVEAVCGYGSQEALPLRPAREGELYFPEDREVNLVELALATNIPKGCAETAVRVHVSYLDGKGNLAPQGSVPSAVSSLTDDLLKYYQQVTRAVLGDDPQLMKVALQDLQTNSKIAALLPYFVYVVSGVKSVSHDLEQLHRLLQVARSLMRNPHLCLGPYVRSLVGSVLYCVLEPLAASINPLNDHWTLRDGAALLLSHIFWTHGDLVSGLYQQILLSLQKVLTDPVRPLCSHYGAVVGLHAVGWKAVERVLYPHLPTYWTNLQAVLDDYSVSNAQVKADGHKVYGAILVAVERLLKMKAQAAEPNRCGLGGRGCHRAEDLPWDSLLLQESPPGGGAEAGFGLSLPPGGARPEDPSSLTLADIYRELYAFFGDSLATRFGTGQPAPTTPRPPGDKKEPVAAPDSVRKMPQLTASAVVSPQGDESPLGGGPAAAAAASESRPLPRVHRARGAPRQQGPGAGMRDVFQKSRFAPRGAPHFRFIIAGRQAGRRCRGRLFQTAFPAPYGPSPASRYVQKLPMIGRTGRPARRWALSDYSLYLPL
- the Tmem179b gene encoding transmembrane protein 179B: MALRWLQRVELALFAAAFLCGAVAAAALTRTQGSFGGSCPLYGVAVLNGSSLVLSSPSASSLCYFVAGASGLLALYCLLLLLFWVYSSCIEDSHRGSIGLRIALAISATAVFLVLVSACILRFGTNSLCNSIISLNHTISCSEAQKISWTPPGTAVQFYSNLQNAETSSWVNLVLWCLVLMLQVMQCKSEAAPYRPQERGDPEWSSETDALVGQRLSHT
- the Tmem223 gene encoding transmembrane protein 223 — its product is MAAPWRRWVSGLLSVLRSHPLHRPLQNGVPRDVLLFQHDRGRFFAILGLFCAGQGIFWTSLAVAALSRPLIRVPAEAPNRGYTDLRSALWRYGLAVGCGTMGALVLGAGLLYSLRSVRSVMLLAGGQQVTLTTYAPFGLGTRFTVPLNQVSCMAHRAEAPAMLPLKVKGRRFYFLLDKAGHFPNTHLFDNTVGAYRSL